In Catharus ustulatus isolate bCatUst1 chromosome 27, bCatUst1.pri.v2, whole genome shotgun sequence, the following are encoded in one genomic region:
- the POLR3D gene encoding DNA-directed RNA polymerase III subunit RPC4 isoform X1: protein MAEGGSGSSGSPGSLRPGLPGARGVLGRRPAAPPLSPGRLPSIRSRDLTLGGVKKKTFTPNIISRKIKEEPREDVTVKKEKKERERQRDGHGRGRGRPEVIQSHSIFEQGPAEMMKKKAGSWDKSVDMSDFGPSHIINIKKEKRETDEETKQILRRLQKDDFLDDPGLKNDIRNKPVQLPLAHSGWLFKEEVAEQEDTQPWLPGAKEEKMELDPPAVKVKEEPCEEDPKPAQPKGSPGFPQDVSAAELLQRLSLAAEEELVFLQLPDTLPGQPPTHDSKPIKSELHNEDGQVVLVKQEKSQEAKQAENTCTLADLPEGQVGKLLIRKSGKVQLVLGKVTLDVTMGTPCSFLQELVSVGIGDNRTGEMIVLGHVRHKLVCSPDFEALLEHRHR, encoded by the exons ATGGCCGAGGggggctctggcagctctggctcccCGGGCAGCCTCCGGCCAGGGCTCCCAGGGGCTCGGGGGGTGCTGGGCAGgcgccctgcagcccctcccctcAGCCCGGGCCGCCTCCCCTCCATCCGCTCCCGAGACCTCACCCTGGGGGGCGTCAAAAAG AAAACCTTCACCCCCAACATCATCAGCAGGAAGATCAAGGAGGA GCCCCGGGAGGACGTGACTGtcaagaaggagaagaaggagcgGGAGCGGCAGCGCGATGGGCAcggccggggccgcggccggCCCGAGGTCATCCAGTCCCACTCCATCTTCGAGCAGGGCCCTGCTGAAATGATGAAGAAGAAAG caggcTCCTGGGACAAGAGCGTGGACATGTCCGACTTTGGTCCTTCCCACATCATCAACATCAAAAAGGAGAAGCGGGAGACGGACGAGGAGACAAAGCAGATCCTGCGGAGGCTGCAGAAGGATGAT ttCCTGGATGACCCGGGCTTGAAGAATGACATCCGGAACAAGCCGGtgcagctgcccctggcacACTCGGGGTGGCTCTTCaaggaggaggtggcagagcaggaggacaCCCAGCCATGGCTCCCTGGAGCCAAGGAGGAGAAGATGGAGCTGGATCCACCAGCGGTGAaag TGAAGGAAGAGCCGTGTGAGGAGGATCCcaagccagcacagcccaagggCTCCCCTGGATTCCCCCAGGATGTGTCAGCagccgagctgctgcagaggctgagCCTGGCAGCCGAGGAGGAGCtggtgttcctgcagctccctgacaCCCTGCCTGGCCAGCCCCCCACCCACGACTCCAAACCCATCAAATCTGAGCTGCACAATGAGGACGGGCAGGTGGTGCTGGTGAAGCAGGAGAAGAGCCAG GAGGCCAAGCAGGCAGAGAACACCTGCACCCTGGCCGACCTCCCCGAGGGGCAGGTGGGGAAGCTGCTCATCCGAAAATCGGGAAAAGTGCAACTGGTGCTGGGCAAGGTGACCCTGGACGTGACCAtgggcaccccctgctccttcctACAG GAGCTGGTGTCTGTGGGAATCGGGGATAACCGGACAGGTGAGATGATCGTGCTGGGCCACGTGCGCCACAAGCTCGTCTGCTCCCCGGATTTCGAGGCTCTCCTGGAGCACCGGCACCGGTAG
- the POLR3D gene encoding DNA-directed RNA polymerase III subunit RPC4 isoform X2 produces MAEGGSGSSGSPGSLRPGLPGARGVLGRRPAAPPLSPGRLPSIRSRDLTLGGVKKKTFTPNIISRKIKEEPREDVTVKKEKKERERQRDGHGRGRGRPEVIQSHSIFEQGPAEMMKKKGSWDKSVDMSDFGPSHIINIKKEKRETDEETKQILRRLQKDDFLDDPGLKNDIRNKPVQLPLAHSGWLFKEEVAEQEDTQPWLPGAKEEKMELDPPAVKVKEEPCEEDPKPAQPKGSPGFPQDVSAAELLQRLSLAAEEELVFLQLPDTLPGQPPTHDSKPIKSELHNEDGQVVLVKQEKSQEAKQAENTCTLADLPEGQVGKLLIRKSGKVQLVLGKVTLDVTMGTPCSFLQELVSVGIGDNRTGEMIVLGHVRHKLVCSPDFEALLEHRHR; encoded by the exons ATGGCCGAGGggggctctggcagctctggctcccCGGGCAGCCTCCGGCCAGGGCTCCCAGGGGCTCGGGGGGTGCTGGGCAGgcgccctgcagcccctcccctcAGCCCGGGCCGCCTCCCCTCCATCCGCTCCCGAGACCTCACCCTGGGGGGCGTCAAAAAG AAAACCTTCACCCCCAACATCATCAGCAGGAAGATCAAGGAGGA GCCCCGGGAGGACGTGACTGtcaagaaggagaagaaggagcgGGAGCGGCAGCGCGATGGGCAcggccggggccgcggccggCCCGAGGTCATCCAGTCCCACTCCATCTTCGAGCAGGGCCCTGCTGAAATGATGAAGAAGAAAG gcTCCTGGGACAAGAGCGTGGACATGTCCGACTTTGGTCCTTCCCACATCATCAACATCAAAAAGGAGAAGCGGGAGACGGACGAGGAGACAAAGCAGATCCTGCGGAGGCTGCAGAAGGATGAT ttCCTGGATGACCCGGGCTTGAAGAATGACATCCGGAACAAGCCGGtgcagctgcccctggcacACTCGGGGTGGCTCTTCaaggaggaggtggcagagcaggaggacaCCCAGCCATGGCTCCCTGGAGCCAAGGAGGAGAAGATGGAGCTGGATCCACCAGCGGTGAaag TGAAGGAAGAGCCGTGTGAGGAGGATCCcaagccagcacagcccaagggCTCCCCTGGATTCCCCCAGGATGTGTCAGCagccgagctgctgcagaggctgagCCTGGCAGCCGAGGAGGAGCtggtgttcctgcagctccctgacaCCCTGCCTGGCCAGCCCCCCACCCACGACTCCAAACCCATCAAATCTGAGCTGCACAATGAGGACGGGCAGGTGGTGCTGGTGAAGCAGGAGAAGAGCCAG GAGGCCAAGCAGGCAGAGAACACCTGCACCCTGGCCGACCTCCCCGAGGGGCAGGTGGGGAAGCTGCTCATCCGAAAATCGGGAAAAGTGCAACTGGTGCTGGGCAAGGTGACCCTGGACGTGACCAtgggcaccccctgctccttcctACAG GAGCTGGTGTCTGTGGGAATCGGGGATAACCGGACAGGTGAGATGATCGTGCTGGGCCACGTGCGCCACAAGCTCGTCTGCTCCCCGGATTTCGAGGCTCTCCTGGAGCACCGGCACCGGTAG
- the PIWIL2 gene encoding piwi-like protein 2 produces MDPARPFCQPRARPGPGPAFPAVRGVRGLAAFFPRLPSPRPAQPPAALSPFPALFRGLGLEERPVERPLGRGGAGDGKAPVPAPVPGPVPASVPGPVPDPVPASVPAPVPGPVQQKQQQEDEEKGPALVALPTRGQILWKSKGDALPTQPGRGAVPAPCPPSPQPCLTPVPTPPAAAKPLQGTKPAVKGATVPVGLNFVKIHCKNEAVYQYHVSFSPEVECRSARFAMLKEQRAVTGDVMAFDGSVLFLPIQIPKVSLKAQRKCSGEEITINIQMTKTLEPSSDLCIPFYNVVFHRVMKILNMSLVGRHFFEPAQATTLQKYSLHIWPGYAVSITRKDRGLFLMVDAIHKIIRSESILTVMQNIHSQNQRTFQEECTKQLVGNVVMTRYNNRTYRVDDIDWDKTPKDTFTLANGQQITFVEYYSKTYGITIRELDQPLLVHKPKERQMLKGRQQLEMVLLVPELTFLTGLSDLRKNNRMLKEVMWEMIQSPQQHYQRLTSLLCRIRDTPEASQELEGWGLRLDTDIFKTQGHILPVERINLRHRSFLPAEDLSWHREVTKEAPIAVISINSWLLLYPKRLQNLAKELVASMRSSSGAMGMQVGPPSVQELRDERIESYVRSIQSCLGSQDKVQLLLCIIPSSRDDIYGAIKKLCCVQSPVPSQVINAQSLTGHPGKIRSVVQKVLLQINCKLGGQLWGVDIPLRQLMVVGMDIHHSRSQGMRSVIGFVASMNHILTKWYSRVVFQMPHQEIADSLRLCLSQALKRFYELNHSLPMKIVVYRDGVSDPQLDTVLKYEVPQLQKSFHTFQNYQPSLVVVVVQKQLSTNFYCLTGEDLVSPPLGTVIDHGVTSSGWQDFFLLAHHSRQGCSVPTRYICMWNTANLSPEHLQRLTFKLCHLYWNWPGTIRVPAPCKYAHKLALLVGQVLHHEPSALFSEQLFFL; encoded by the exons ATGGACCCGGCCCGGCCTTtctgccagcccagagcccggcccgggcccggcccTGCCTTCCCCGCGGTGCGGGGTGTCCGCGGGCTTGCCGCTTTCTTCCCCCGGTTACCTTCACCccgcccagcccagcccccagcagcgTTGTCGCCGTTCCCCGCGTTGTTCCGCGGGTTGGGCCTGGAGGAGCGGCCTGTGGAGAGGCCCCTGG GCCGGGGCGGTGCTGGCGATGGGAAGGCTCCGGTTCCTGCCCCGGTTCCCGGTCCGGTTCCTGCCTCGGTTCCTGGCCCGGTTCCTGACCCGGTTCCTGCCTCAGTTCCTGCCCCGGTTCCCGGCCCggtgcagcagaagcagcagcaggaggatgaggagaaggGGCCAGCGCTGGTGGCGCTCCCCACCCGCGGGCA GATCCTGTGGAAAAGCAAAGGGGACGCGCTGCCCACCCAGCCTGGAAGAGGCGCCGTGCCCGCCCCGTGCCcacccagcccccagccctgcctgaccCCCGTGCCCAcccccccagctgctgccaagcC gctgcaggggacGAAGCCGGCGGTGAAAGGAGCCACCGTCCCCGTGGGGCTGAACTTTGTCAAGATTCACTGCAAGAACGAAGCTGTCTACCAGTACCACGTGAGCTTCAG ccccgaGGTGGAGTGCAGGAGTGCTCGCTTTGCCATGCTGAAGGAGCAGCGTGCCGTGACCGGCGACGTGATGGCCTTTGATGGCTCCGTCCTCTTCCTGCCCATCCAGATCCCCAAG GTCAGCCTGAAGGCTCAGAGGAAGTGCAGCGGGGAGGAGATTACCATCAACATCCAGATGACCAAAACCCTGGAGCCCAGCTcggatctctgcatccccttcTACAACGTGGTTTTCCACAG gGTGATGAAAATCTTAAACATGAGCCTGGTTGGGAGACATTTCTTTGAACCTGCCCAGGCCACCACTCTGCAGAAGTACAG CCTCCATATCTGGCCAGGATACGCTGTCAGCATCACCAGGAAGGACAGAGGGCTCTTCCTCATGGTGGATGCCATCCACAAGATCATCCGCAGCGAGTCCATCCTCACCGTGAT GCAAAACATCCACTCCCAGAACCAGAGGACGTTCCAGGAGGAGTGCACCAAGCAGCTGGTGGGGAACGTGGTGATGACGCGCTACAACAACCGCACCTACCGCGTGGACGACATCGACTGGGACAAGACCCCCAAGGACACCTTCACCCTGGCCAACGGGCAGCAGATCACCTTTGTGGAGTACTACag caaGACCTACGGGATCACCATCAGGGAGCTGGATCAGCCACTGCTCGTCCACAAGCCCAAGGAGAGGCAGATGCTGAAGGGGAGG cagcagctggagatggTTCTGCTCGTGCCAGAGCTCACCTTCCTCACCGGCCTCTCCGACCTCCGCAAGAACAACCGCATGCTGAAG GAGGTGATGTGGGAGATGatccagagcccccagcagcactACCAGCGCCTCACCAGCCTCCTGTGCCGCATCCGCGACACCCCGGAGgcttcccaggagctggagggctgggggctgcgCCTGGACACCGATATCTTCAAG ACCCAGGGTCACATCCTGCCCGTGGAGCGCATCAACCTGCGGCACCGCTCCTTCCTGCCCGCCGAGGACCTGAGCTGGCACCGGGAGGTGACCAAGGAAGCGCCCATCGCCGTg ATCTCCATCAATTCCTGGCTCCTGCTGTACCCCAAACGGCTGCAGAACCTGGCCAAGGAGCTGGTGGCCAgcatgaggagcagctctggggccaTGGGCATGCAGGTGGGGCCCCCCTCAGTGCAGGAGCTGCGGGATGAGCGCATCGAGAGCTACGTCAGGAGcatccagagctgcctgggcagccAG gacaaggtgcagctgctcctgtgcatcatccccagcagcagggacgACATCTACGGTGCCATCAAAAAactctgctgtgtgcagagccctgtgccctcccag gTCATCAATGCCCAATCCCTCACGGGCCACCCCGGCAAGATCAGGAGCGTGGTGCAGAAAGTTCTGCTGCAGATCAACTGCAAGCTgggagggcagctctggggggtGGATATCCCTCTG aggcagctgatgGTTGTGGGCATGGACATCCaccacagcaggagccagggcatGCGCTCTGTCATCGGCTTCGTGGCCAGCATGAACCA catCCTGACCAAGTGGTACTCCAGGGTGGTTTTCCAGATGCCCCACCAGGAAATCGCCGACAGCCTCCgcctctgcctctcccaggCCCTCAAACGCTTCTACGAG CTGAACCACTCCCTGCCCATGAAGATTGTGGTGTACAGGGACGGGGTGTCCGACCCCCAGCTGGACACTGTGCTCAAATATGAGGTGCCCCAGCTGCAGAAGAGTTTCCACACCTTCCAAAATTACCAGCCCagcctggtggtggtggtggtgcagAAACAGCTGAGCACCAACTTCTACTGCCTGACAGGAGAGGAtttggtgtcccctcccctgggcaCTGTCATCGACCACGGCGTCACCAGCTCGGGGTG gcaggatttCTTCCTGCTGGCCCATCACTCCCGGCAGGGCTGCAGCGTCCCCACGCGCTACATCTGCATGTGGAACACGGCCAACCTGAGCCCCGAGCACCTGCAGAG gctgacGTTCAAGCTGTGTCACCTGTACTGGAACTGGCCGGGCACCATCCGCGTCCCTGCGCCCTGCAAGTACGCGCACAAGCTGGCGCTGCTGGTGGGCCAGGTGCTGCACCACGAGCCCAGCGCCCTCTTCAGCGAGCAGCTCTTCTTCCTgtga